A part of Vigna radiata var. radiata cultivar VC1973A chromosome 11, Vradiata_ver6, whole genome shotgun sequence genomic DNA contains:
- the LOC106776469 gene encoding ACT domain-containing protein ACR1 isoform X1 produces the protein MEICYHAHIDREIESLIERIHPPRVCIDNDSCQDCTVVKVDSANRKGILLEMVQVLTDLDLIISKSYISSDGGWFMDVFHVTDEAGKKLTDETLMLHIQQELCVTRSNGKISRDREGGNEKGGEEEVVGREITAMEMSGVDRAGLLSELAGVLVEQDFVVTAATAWTHNDRVACIILVEDAIKAGPISDPKRLGLMEEQLENVVAAHRGERKRVRMTRLGAGNTHRERRLHQLMYADRDYESCRACEGDSSGEHKKGCDGTHVSVGKCEDKGYLVVNVRSRDRPKLLFDTVCVLTDMQYVVFHAAISSKRSIAHQEYYIRQMGSSVIPSESEKQKLTLCLIAAVERRLSHGLRVDIVSENRVGLLSNVTRVLRENGLSISRVEIGTKGGKAVGSFFVTDCSGEEVNPNIVELVRQETGGSVVTDHKSPHRPHKSSSSSSVIHQTNDTEEAKQKFSLGSLLWSRLERLSGGFGPIRS, from the exons ATGGAAATATGTTACCACGCTCACATCGATCGCGAGATTGAATCGCTCATAGAAAGAATACATCCTCCCAG GGTCTGCATCGATAATGATTCTTGCCAAGACTGCACTGTGGTGAAG GTAGACAGTGCAAACAGGAAGGGGATATTACTGGAGATGGTCCAAGTGCTGACAGATCTTGATCTCATCATTTCCAAATCATACATTTCCTCCGATGGTGGATGGTTTATGGACG TGTTCCACGTGACTGATGAAGCTGGCAAGAAGCTCACAGACGAAACGCTCATGCTCCACATCCAGCAG GAACTGTGCGTGACAAGAAGCAACGGAAAGATTTCAAGGGATAGAGAAGGGGGTAATGAGAAAGGAGGAGAGGAAGAGGTGGTGGGAAGGGAGATAACAGCGATGGAGATGAGTGGGGTGGATCGAGCTGGCCTACTATCAGAGCTAGCAGGAGTGTTGGTTGAGCAGGACTTTGTCGTTACCGCAGCAACTGCATGGACCCACAACGACAGGGTGGCGTGTATAATATTGGTGGAAGATGCGATCAAAGCAGGGCCCATAAGCGACCCAAAAAGGTTGGGCTTAATGGAGGAGCAGCTGGAAAATGTGGTGGCGGCCCATAGGGGAGAGAGGAAGAGGGTGAGGATGACGAGGTTGGGGGCGGGGAACACCCACAGGGAGAGGAGGCTCCACCAGCTGATGTACGCGGACAGGGATTACGAGAGTTGCCGCGCGTGTGAGGGAGACAGTAGCGGGGAACACAAGAAGGGCTGTGATGGGACCCACGTGTCTGTCGGGAAATGCGAGGACAAAGGGTACTTGGTGGTTAACGTGAGGAGCAGGGACCGTCCAAAGCTCTTGTTCGACACCGTGTGCGTGTTAACGGACATGCAGTATGTGGTGTTCCACGCCGCCATCAGTTCCAAGAGATCTATTGCTCATCAG GAGTATTACATAAGGCAGATGGGTAGTTCAGTTATTCCCAGCGAAAGCGagaaacaaaaactaacctTATGCTTAATCGCTGCAGTGGAGCGCAGACTGTcgcat GGATTGAGAGTGGATATTGTAAGTGAAAATAGAGTGGGGCTACTGTCGAATGTGACGCGGGTGTTACGTGAAAATGGGTTATCCATATCGAGGGTTGAGATCGGAACGAAGGGAGGAAAAGCGGTAGGATCATTCTTTGTGACAGATTGTTCAGGTGAAGAAGTGAACCCAAATATCGTGGAATTGGTGAGACAAGAGACCGGTGGATCCGTCGTTACTGATCATAAGTCGCCCCATAGGCCTCATAAATCATCGTCCTCCTCCTCGGTTATACACCAAACCAACGACACAGAGGAAGCCAAGCAAAAATTCTCACTTGGAAGCTTGCTATGGTCTCGATTAGAACGCCTTTCCGGCGGTTTTGGCCCCATTAGATCCTGA
- the LOC106776469 gene encoding ACT domain-containing protein ACR1 isoform X3, whose translation MVDGLWTELCVTRSNGKISRDREGGNEKGGEEEVVGREITAMEMSGVDRAGLLSELAGVLVEQDFVVTAATAWTHNDRVACIILVEDAIKAGPISDPKRLGLMEEQLENVVAAHRGERKRVRMTRLGAGNTHRERRLHQLMYADRDYESCRACEGDSSGEHKKGCDGTHVSVGKCEDKGYLVVNVRSRDRPKLLFDTVCVLTDMQYVVFHAAISSKRSIAHQEYYIRQMGSSVIPSESEKQKLTLCLIAAVERRLSHGLRVDIVSENRVGLLSNVTRVLRENGLSISRVEIGTKGGKAVGSFFVTDCSGEEVNPNIVELVRQETGGSVVTDHKSPHRPHKSSSSSSVIHQTNDTEEAKQKFSLGSLLWSRLERLSGGFGPIRS comes from the exons ATGGTGGATGGTTTATGGACG GAACTGTGCGTGACAAGAAGCAACGGAAAGATTTCAAGGGATAGAGAAGGGGGTAATGAGAAAGGAGGAGAGGAAGAGGTGGTGGGAAGGGAGATAACAGCGATGGAGATGAGTGGGGTGGATCGAGCTGGCCTACTATCAGAGCTAGCAGGAGTGTTGGTTGAGCAGGACTTTGTCGTTACCGCAGCAACTGCATGGACCCACAACGACAGGGTGGCGTGTATAATATTGGTGGAAGATGCGATCAAAGCAGGGCCCATAAGCGACCCAAAAAGGTTGGGCTTAATGGAGGAGCAGCTGGAAAATGTGGTGGCGGCCCATAGGGGAGAGAGGAAGAGGGTGAGGATGACGAGGTTGGGGGCGGGGAACACCCACAGGGAGAGGAGGCTCCACCAGCTGATGTACGCGGACAGGGATTACGAGAGTTGCCGCGCGTGTGAGGGAGACAGTAGCGGGGAACACAAGAAGGGCTGTGATGGGACCCACGTGTCTGTCGGGAAATGCGAGGACAAAGGGTACTTGGTGGTTAACGTGAGGAGCAGGGACCGTCCAAAGCTCTTGTTCGACACCGTGTGCGTGTTAACGGACATGCAGTATGTGGTGTTCCACGCCGCCATCAGTTCCAAGAGATCTATTGCTCATCAG GAGTATTACATAAGGCAGATGGGTAGTTCAGTTATTCCCAGCGAAAGCGagaaacaaaaactaacctTATGCTTAATCGCTGCAGTGGAGCGCAGACTGTcgcat GGATTGAGAGTGGATATTGTAAGTGAAAATAGAGTGGGGCTACTGTCGAATGTGACGCGGGTGTTACGTGAAAATGGGTTATCCATATCGAGGGTTGAGATCGGAACGAAGGGAGGAAAAGCGGTAGGATCATTCTTTGTGACAGATTGTTCAGGTGAAGAAGTGAACCCAAATATCGTGGAATTGGTGAGACAAGAGACCGGTGGATCCGTCGTTACTGATCATAAGTCGCCCCATAGGCCTCATAAATCATCGTCCTCCTCCTCGGTTATACACCAAACCAACGACACAGAGGAAGCCAAGCAAAAATTCTCACTTGGAAGCTTGCTATGGTCTCGATTAGAACGCCTTTCCGGCGGTTTTGGCCCCATTAGATCCTGA
- the LOC106778090 gene encoding uncharacterized protein LOC106778090, with translation MSWFARTIANSLRLDDDDIDDDNGDNLKSPPQKPESEPVQPDSASTPSPTARGVKEDFNELTKSFSRQIWGVASFLAPPPDPQPRNPDADPTSSDEDIIAGIRNDFAEIGGKFKSGISKISGNKTVSEFTKIASNFLQLGSQEEYDLEGVVGVTEDVVAFARSVALHPETWLDFPLPDDADSDDFDLSDAQHEHALAVEHLAPSLAALRMELCPGYMSDGNFWKIYFVLLHPRLSKSDADILSTPQIVEARAMLTQALDKRGKEKKESDLSAGGNIPPKEEEQHLFVPNSSPLESLPLQASVVEAVPSTVTSDVEMEKNATQSDVPQIIVKSVAKEEPVKPSAEQSASGATNRFLDETYEDDADDWLKEEDSSEMVGPSGTYIQTGNDEDVSFSDLEEDDVDVHESNKKTRSGSDSSTKDSRDWVQLGRSSPSSDKDRFSVESKHAGSEHSSSRNSVTKESSDWLNVDDIDVI, from the exons ATGTCGTGGTTTGCAAGGACAATCGCAAACTCACTCAGACTCGACGACGATGATATCGACGATGACAATGGCGATAACCTAAAATCCCCTCCGCAGAAACCCGAATCAGAACCCGTTCAACCCGATTCCGCATCCACTCCCAGTCCCACCGCGCGCGGGGTCAAAGAGGATTTCAACGAGCTCACCAAATCCTTTTCCCGCCAGATATGGGGCGTCGCCTCCTTCCTCGCCCCGCCGCCTGATCCTCAACCCCGTAATCCCGACGCCGACCCCACCTCCTCTGACGAAGATATTATCGCCGGAATCCGTAACGATTTCGCCGAGATTGGTGGCAAGTTCAAGAGCGGGATCTCCAAAATATCTGGCAATAAGACGGTATCTGAATTCACCAAGATTGCTTCGAATTTCCTTCAGCTTGGATCCCAAGAGGAATACGATCTGGAAGGGGTTGTCGGAGTTACCGAGGACGTGGTTGCCTTTGCCAGAAGCGTAGCGCTGCATCCAGAAACTTGGCTCGATTTTCCTCTTCCTGACGATGCTGATTCTGATG ATTTTGATTTGTCCGATGCGCAACATGAGCACGCTTTAGCTGTTGAGCATCTGGCACCAAGCTTAGCTGCTCTTAGAATGGAACTGTGCCCCGGATACATGAGTGATGGTAACTTTTGGAAGATTTATTTTGTACTCCTGCATCCTAGACTCAGCAAAAGTGATGCTGATATTTTATCCACCCCCCAa ATAGTGGAAGCTAGAGCAATGTTAACTCAGGCCTTAGACAAAAGAggtaaggaaaagaaagaatcGGACTTATCTGCCGGAGGCAATATTCCTCCAAAAGAGGAGGAACAACATCTCTTTGTGCCAAACAGTTCTCCACTTGAATCTCTACCTCTTCAGGCATCTGTTGTTGAAGCAGTCCCATCTACGGTTACGTCTGATGTTGAAATGGAGAAAAATGCCACTCAAAGTGATGTTCCACAAATTATTGTCAAGTCCGTGGCTAAAGAGGAACCGGTAAAACCATCTGCAGAGCAATCGGCATCTGGTGCAACCAATAGATTTTTGGATGAAACCTATGAGGATGATGCCGACGATTGGCTGAAAGAAGAGGATAGTTCTGAAATGGTTGGTCCCAGTGGAACTTATATTCAAACTGGTAATGATGAGGATGTGTCATTCAGTGATCTTGAGGAGGACGATGTTGATGTACATGAAAGTAATAAGAAAACTAGATCAGGTTCTGACTCTTCAACAAAAGACTCCCGAGATTGGGTTCAGTTAGGTAGAAGTTCTCCTAGCTCTGACAAGGATAGGTTCTCTGTTGAAAGCAAACATGCTGGTTCTGAGCATTCAAGTTCTCGTAATTCTGTGACCAAGGAGTCCAGTGATTGGCTTAATGTCGATGACATTGATGTAATATGA
- the LOC106776533 gene encoding uncharacterized protein LOC106776533 yields MEANSASYEHEDQDEYVLLDLDSVSNLINLPANAKYVLTGLDTLNPLLIIDDKFKLIGQYEESIGTCLAFTEQDAPVDNEETGSSEVNLFSRTRLSDSSQTPTKQVKPFCQLHKILKFKLSPDSEIHSIITDEEVK; encoded by the exons ATGGAGGCAAATTCAGCTTCATATGAACATGAGGATCAAGATGAATATGTTCTACTTGACTTGGATAGTGTTTCTAACTTAATTAACCTTCCAGCAAATGCCAAGTATGTTCTTACT GGCCTTGATACGTTAAACCCATTATTGATCATTGATGACAAATTTAAGCTG ATTGGGCAATACGAGGAGTCGATTGGCACATGTCTTGCTTTTACGGAACAAG ATGCCCCTGTGGATAATGAAGAGACAGGATCATCTGAAGTGAATCTTTTCTCTAGAACAAGACTAAGTGATTCAAGTCAAACTCCAACAAAGCAAGTGAAACCTTTTTGTCAACTTCACAAGATTCTCAAGTTTAAACTATCACCCGATTCTGAAATCCACAGCATCATCACAGATGAGGAGGTCAAGTGA
- the LOC106776469 gene encoding ACT domain-containing protein ACR1 isoform X2: protein MVQVLTDLDLIISKSYISSDGGWFMDVFHVTDEAGKKLTDETLMLHIQQELCVTRSNGKISRDREGGNEKGGEEEVVGREITAMEMSGVDRAGLLSELAGVLVEQDFVVTAATAWTHNDRVACIILVEDAIKAGPISDPKRLGLMEEQLENVVAAHRGERKRVRMTRLGAGNTHRERRLHQLMYADRDYESCRACEGDSSGEHKKGCDGTHVSVGKCEDKGYLVVNVRSRDRPKLLFDTVCVLTDMQYVVFHAAISSKRSIAHQEYYIRQMGSSVIPSESEKQKLTLCLIAAVERRLSHGLRVDIVSENRVGLLSNVTRVLRENGLSISRVEIGTKGGKAVGSFFVTDCSGEEVNPNIVELVRQETGGSVVTDHKSPHRPHKSSSSSSVIHQTNDTEEAKQKFSLGSLLWSRLERLSGGFGPIRS from the exons ATGGTCCAAGTGCTGACAGATCTTGATCTCATCATTTCCAAATCATACATTTCCTCCGATGGTGGATGGTTTATGGACG TGTTCCACGTGACTGATGAAGCTGGCAAGAAGCTCACAGACGAAACGCTCATGCTCCACATCCAGCAG GAACTGTGCGTGACAAGAAGCAACGGAAAGATTTCAAGGGATAGAGAAGGGGGTAATGAGAAAGGAGGAGAGGAAGAGGTGGTGGGAAGGGAGATAACAGCGATGGAGATGAGTGGGGTGGATCGAGCTGGCCTACTATCAGAGCTAGCAGGAGTGTTGGTTGAGCAGGACTTTGTCGTTACCGCAGCAACTGCATGGACCCACAACGACAGGGTGGCGTGTATAATATTGGTGGAAGATGCGATCAAAGCAGGGCCCATAAGCGACCCAAAAAGGTTGGGCTTAATGGAGGAGCAGCTGGAAAATGTGGTGGCGGCCCATAGGGGAGAGAGGAAGAGGGTGAGGATGACGAGGTTGGGGGCGGGGAACACCCACAGGGAGAGGAGGCTCCACCAGCTGATGTACGCGGACAGGGATTACGAGAGTTGCCGCGCGTGTGAGGGAGACAGTAGCGGGGAACACAAGAAGGGCTGTGATGGGACCCACGTGTCTGTCGGGAAATGCGAGGACAAAGGGTACTTGGTGGTTAACGTGAGGAGCAGGGACCGTCCAAAGCTCTTGTTCGACACCGTGTGCGTGTTAACGGACATGCAGTATGTGGTGTTCCACGCCGCCATCAGTTCCAAGAGATCTATTGCTCATCAG GAGTATTACATAAGGCAGATGGGTAGTTCAGTTATTCCCAGCGAAAGCGagaaacaaaaactaacctTATGCTTAATCGCTGCAGTGGAGCGCAGACTGTcgcat GGATTGAGAGTGGATATTGTAAGTGAAAATAGAGTGGGGCTACTGTCGAATGTGACGCGGGTGTTACGTGAAAATGGGTTATCCATATCGAGGGTTGAGATCGGAACGAAGGGAGGAAAAGCGGTAGGATCATTCTTTGTGACAGATTGTTCAGGTGAAGAAGTGAACCCAAATATCGTGGAATTGGTGAGACAAGAGACCGGTGGATCCGTCGTTACTGATCATAAGTCGCCCCATAGGCCTCATAAATCATCGTCCTCCTCCTCGGTTATACACCAAACCAACGACACAGAGGAAGCCAAGCAAAAATTCTCACTTGGAAGCTTGCTATGGTCTCGATTAGAACGCCTTTCCGGCGGTTTTGGCCCCATTAGATCCTGA
- the LOC106778067 gene encoding protein PHLOEM PROTEIN 2-LIKE A10-like: MEVQLVGQGFRFDYVRKRKKWIFILCAVGLGGFSAYKLFHSPSVVRKRKRLSKLVGALVSVAEAVSESADTIGIVSRDVKDFLQSDSDQIPNSLKQISKIARSQQLSESLVGVTSAVTVGVLRGYQSINRTGGEQSGSTAVDRVLDKMFTPAGSGFASVVLGSFARNLVLAFYSDQRNHFGGESSSSNETSGVTHVGSNSDPVLAWVDVVCGDKCGELIGNCVQLFVSTAVAVYLDKTMHINTYDDFFAGLTNPKHETNVREILVSVCNGAVETLIKTSHKVLTSSNAVIGSGSGSYLAIGETLINEDLGGEMSSVESKIESKVDDVYDEEKKSSWVGKISSTLAVPSNRRLVLDLTGRVTFETVRSFMEFVLQTFCASVMRCAHVAQEAVLEIVRYLAAKSSVIVTXCLSLYLHIMGGGWALVPA, from the coding sequence ATGGAAGTGCAGTTAGTTGGTCAGGGTTTTCGTTTTGATTACGTccgtaaaagaaagaaatggatTTTCATTCTGTGTGCTGTTGGGTTGGGTGGGTTCAGCGCTTACAAGCTCTTTCATTCGCCTTCTGTTGTTCGTAAGAGAAAGAGGCTTTCGAAGCTTGTGGGTGCGTTGGTTTCCGTAGCGGAAGCCGTGTCCGAATCTGCAGATACCATCGGAATCGTATCCAGAGACGTCAAAGATTTTCTGCAGTCCGATTCAGATCAAATCCCCAATAGCTTGAAGCAAATTTCCAAGATTGCTCGCTCTCAACAATTGTCGGAGTCCTTGGTTGGGGTCACCAGTGCTGTCACCGTCGGAGTCCTGCGCGGTTATCAATCTATCAACCGGACTGGTGGTGAGCAATCCGGTTCAACCGCCGTGGACCGGGTGCTTGACAAAATGTTTACACCAGCTGGGTCAGGTTTTGCTTCGGTAGTTCTTGGAAGCTTTGCTAGGAACCTGGTTCTTGCGTTTTATTCGGATCAACGTAACCACTTTGGTGGAGAATCGAGCTCCAGCAATGAGACTAGTGGTGTCACACATGTTGGATCCAATTCGGATCCTGTTCTTGCTTGGGTGGATGTAGTTTGTGGTGATAAGTGCGGGGAACTGATTGGGAATTGTGTGCAATTGTTTGTGAGCACCGCGGTTGCGGTTTATCTTGATAAGACCATGCATATCAACACCTATGACGATTTCTTTGCTGGCTTAACTAACCCGAAGCATGAGACCAATGTGAGGGAAATCTTGGTTTCTGTTTGTAATGGTGCCGTGGAGACTCTCATCAAGACGTCTCACAAAGTGTTAACAAGTTCAAATGCAGTTATTGGTTCAGGTTCAGGTTCATATTTGGCTATTGGAGAAACTTTGATAAATGAGGACTTGGGTGGAGAAATGTCGTCCGTTGAATCGAAGATTGAATCGAAGGTTGATGATGTttatgatgaagaaaaaaagagtagCTGGGTGGGCAAAATTTCGTCAACATTGGCGGTTCCCAGTAATAGGAGGCTTGTTCTTGACCTGACTGGAAGGGTGACGTTTGAGACTGTTAGGTCTTTCATGGAGTTTGTTTTGCAGACATTTTGTGCTTCTGTGATGAGATGTGCTCATGTTGCTCAAGAGGCAGTGCTTGAGATTGTGAGATATCTTGCAGCGAAGTCCTCNGTTATTGTGACTATNTGTCTCTCGTTGTATCTGCACATAATGGGTGGAGGCTGGGCTTTGGTGCCTGCTTAA